A region from the Nostoc sp. HK-01 genome encodes:
- a CDS encoding ABC transporter ATP-binding protein yields MAPAVLIQNLQKRYGTVEAVKDVSFEVEPGEIFGLLGPNGAGKTTTLRALCTLTTPDAGKIEVSGISVLDNPRVARQKLGYVAQEVAIDKVLTGRELLQLQAALYHLPGAVAKQRIQTVLDLLSLQEYADKKTGTYSGGLRKRLDLAAGLLHAPDVLVLDEPSVGLDIESRFVVWDFLRKLRVSGTTVLITSHYLEEIDALADRVAIIDRGIVIATGTPSQLKDRVGGDRITLRIREFSPLEEAEKAKDLLQALPFVQEIIINSAQGNSLNLVVTPQNDALITIQQTLNHASLPIFGIAQSRPSLDDVYLAATGRTLMDAELAAVANRDPKAEKKQNMR; encoded by the coding sequence ATGGCTCCCGCCGTTTTAATTCAAAATCTGCAAAAGCGCTACGGTACTGTTGAAGCCGTCAAAGACGTTTCTTTTGAAGTAGAACCAGGAGAAATCTTTGGTTTACTCGGCCCCAACGGTGCAGGTAAAACTACGACTCTGCGTGCTTTGTGTACTCTCACCACTCCAGATGCTGGCAAAATCGAAGTATCTGGAATTTCTGTGTTAGACAATCCCAGGGTAGCAAGGCAAAAACTCGGTTATGTAGCGCAGGAAGTCGCTATAGATAAAGTGTTGACTGGACGAGAACTGCTGCAATTACAAGCGGCGCTTTATCACCTCCCTGGCGCGGTAGCAAAACAGCGAATTCAGACGGTTTTAGATTTACTGAGTTTGCAAGAGTACGCTGATAAAAAGACAGGAACTTATTCTGGTGGTTTACGCAAACGGCTCGATTTAGCAGCTGGGTTACTCCATGCACCGGATGTATTGGTGTTGGACGAACCCTCGGTAGGACTTGATATCGAAAGCCGTTTTGTTGTGTGGGATTTCCTGCGGAAACTGCGGGTATCAGGAACTACAGTATTAATTACCAGCCATTATTTAGAAGAGATTGACGCACTAGCCGATCGCGTCGCTATTATTGACCGTGGGATTGTTATTGCCACAGGTACACCCTCACAATTAAAAGATAGGGTAGGAGGCGATCGCATTACCTTACGCATTCGGGAATTTTCCCCCCTTGAGGAAGCTGAAAAAGCCAAAGACCTCTTACAAGCTTTGCCTTTTGTCCAAGAAATCATCATCAACAGCGCTCAAGGTAATTCCCTCAATTTGGTAGTCACACCCCAAAATGATGCCTTAATTACCATCCAGCAAACCCTCAATCATGCCAGCTTACCAATATTCGGCATTGCTCAATCTCGCCCTAGCTTAGATGATGTCTACCTCGCCGCCACGGGACGTACCTTAATGGATGCAGAACTGGCCGCAGTGGCTAACCGTGATCCCAAAGCCGAAAAGAAGCAAAATATGAGATAG
- a CDS encoding ABC-2 type transporter: MSVTPKSDVNWQQLASPADAAPNFFGELIQETLALTRRLFIQLQRRPSTLLAGIIQPVMWLVLFGALFQNAPKGLFGSTTNYGQFLAAGVIVFTAFAGALNAGLPVMFDREFGFLNRLLVAPLASRFSIVFASAIFIISQSLLQAAVIVGAAAFLGAGLPDAVGLSAIALIVFLLALGVTAISLGLAFALPGHIELIAVIFVTNLPLLFASTALAPLSFMPKWLQVVATLNPLSYAIEPIRYLYLHNNWGLGSIVMQAPWGDVTFGGALLILFGFAVVALLSIQPQLRRTLA; encoded by the coding sequence ATGAGTGTTACTCCTAAATCTGATGTAAATTGGCAGCAACTAGCCTCACCTGCTGATGCTGCACCTAATTTTTTCGGTGAATTAATCCAAGAGACCTTGGCTTTAACTCGTCGCTTGTTTATTCAATTACAACGCCGTCCTTCAACTTTATTGGCGGGAATTATTCAGCCTGTTATGTGGCTGGTGTTATTCGGCGCTTTATTCCAGAACGCACCCAAGGGCTTATTTGGTAGTACGACAAATTACGGTCAATTTTTGGCTGCTGGTGTAATTGTTTTTACAGCCTTTGCAGGCGCATTAAACGCCGGATTACCTGTGATGTTTGACCGTGAGTTTGGCTTTTTGAACCGTTTATTGGTAGCACCCCTCGCATCGCGGTTTTCGATTGTCTTTGCTTCCGCTATCTTTATTATTAGTCAAAGTTTGCTACAAGCGGCTGTAATTGTTGGTGCAGCAGCCTTTCTGGGGGCGGGGCTACCAGATGCTGTGGGTTTGAGTGCGATCGCCCTCATCGTCTTTCTCTTAGCTTTGGGCGTAACTGCTATTTCTCTTGGTTTAGCTTTTGCTCTACCTGGACACATCGAATTAATTGCAGTAATTTTTGTTACTAACCTGCCTTTACTATTTGCCAGCACTGCTTTAGCGCCTTTATCTTTTATGCCCAAGTGGTTACAAGTTGTGGCTACACTGAACCCACTTAGCTATGCAATTGAACCTATCCGCTATCTCTATCTCCACAACAATTGGGGTTTGGGTAGTATAGTCATGCAAGCACCTTGGGGCGATGTTACTTTTGGTGGTGCTTTATTAATTTTGTTTGGCTTTGCTGTTGTTGCCTTATTAAGCATTCAACCCCAATTACGGCGGACTCTTGCTTAA
- a CDS encoding alkyl hydroperoxide reductase/ thiol specific antioxidant/ Mal allergen, whose product MPLAVGTDAPAFTVKDTNGNTVSLSDFKGKTVVLYFYPKDDTPGCTKQACSFRDAQEQYQGKDIVVLGVSADDEVSHQAFTQKFNLNFPLLADTDKSLIQAYDVDGGGYAKRVTYVIDANGKIVHVDANVNTSNHASDILAALGL is encoded by the coding sequence ATGCCTCTAGCAGTTGGTACGGATGCACCTGCATTTACCGTCAAAGATACTAATGGCAACACTGTCTCATTGTCTGATTTTAAAGGTAAGACAGTTGTTTTGTATTTTTATCCCAAAGATGACACTCCAGGTTGCACCAAGCAAGCGTGTAGCTTCCGTGATGCTCAAGAGCAATATCAAGGTAAAGATATAGTGGTTTTGGGTGTGAGTGCCGATGATGAAGTGTCTCATCAAGCTTTTACTCAAAAATTCAATCTGAACTTTCCACTGCTGGCAGATACCGATAAGTCTCTCATTCAAGCTTACGATGTTGATGGTGGTGGTTATGCCAAGCGTGTCACCTACGTCATCGATGCTAATGGCAAAATTGTTCATGTTGATGCCAACGTGAATACATCTAACCACGCCAGCGATATTTTAGCGGCACTGGGTCTGTAA
- a CDS encoding cobyric acid synthase CobQ, translating into MKAIMVVGTTSHAGKSLLTTAICRLLSRRGWRVAPFKGQNMALNAYVTANGGEIGYAQAVQAWASGVVPWVEMNPILLKPQGDMTSQVIVKGRSVGRVKAADYYEQFFDLGWRAIEESLQHLSTEFDMLVCEGAGSPAEINLKHRDLTNMRIAKYLNAPTILVVDIDRGGAFAHVVGTLELLEPDERDLIKGIVINKFRGQRSLLDSGIKWLEERTKKPVIGVLPYFQELFPAEDSLDLLDRKSYKTQADLNIVVIRLPRIANFTDFDPLESEPTVSVRYLSPKQDLGHPDAVIIPGTKTTIADLILLQKSGMAEAIQNYAASGGTVLGICGGYQMLGQIIADPEGIEGQAGRFQGLNLLPIRTVITGQKIARQRQVSSNFPQMGLPVNGFEIHQGRSRIEQPPDSQAFQALFDDVNLGLVDSCQSVWGTYLHGLFDNGPWRRAWLNRLRQQRGLKSLPTGVANYREQREQILDSLATEVERHLDLTPFLS; encoded by the coding sequence ATGAAAGCAATTATGGTAGTGGGAACAACATCCCACGCAGGGAAATCACTGTTAACTACTGCTATTTGCCGTTTGTTGTCGCGGCGTGGTTGGCGAGTGGCTCCCTTTAAAGGTCAAAATATGGCTTTAAATGCTTATGTCACTGCTAATGGGGGCGAAATTGGTTATGCACAGGCGGTACAAGCTTGGGCTTCTGGAGTGGTTCCTTGGGTAGAAATGAATCCCATCTTACTCAAACCCCAAGGTGATATGACCTCCCAGGTAATTGTCAAAGGTAGATCTGTAGGGCGAGTCAAAGCCGCAGATTACTACGAGCAGTTTTTTGACCTAGGCTGGCGGGCGATAGAAGAATCTCTCCAACATCTATCCACCGAATTTGATATGTTAGTTTGCGAAGGTGCAGGGAGTCCAGCAGAAATTAACCTCAAGCACCGCGACCTGACAAATATGCGGATAGCAAAATATTTAAATGCACCGACAATTTTGGTAGTAGATATTGACCGTGGTGGTGCTTTTGCCCATGTAGTCGGAACTTTAGAGTTACTTGAGCCAGATGAACGGGATTTGATTAAAGGTATTGTAATTAACAAATTCCGTGGGCAGCGATCGCTCTTAGATTCAGGGATAAAATGGCTAGAAGAACGCACCAAAAAACCTGTAATTGGCGTTTTACCTTACTTTCAAGAACTATTTCCCGCTGAAGACTCCCTCGACTTACTAGATCGAAAATCATATAAAACTCAAGCTGACCTCAATATAGTTGTCATCCGCTTACCCAGAATTGCCAACTTTACCGACTTTGACCCCTTAGAATCAGAACCGACAGTTTCTGTGAGATATCTAAGTCCAAAACAAGACTTAGGACACCCAGATGCGGTAATTATTCCAGGGACAAAAACCACCATTGCCGACTTAATTTTATTGCAGAAAAGCGGTATGGCAGAAGCAATTCAAAATTATGCTGCTTCTGGTGGTACAGTTTTAGGGATTTGTGGCGGCTATCAAATGTTAGGACAAATTATTGCTGACCCCGAAGGTATAGAAGGACAAGCAGGGAGATTCCAGGGTTTAAATTTATTGCCCATTAGAACTGTCATTACCGGACAAAAAATTGCTCGTCAGCGCCAAGTTAGCTCAAACTTCCCGCAGATGGGCTTACCTGTCAATGGGTTTGAAATTCACCAAGGGCGATCGCGCATCGAACAACCACCAGATAGTCAAGCGTTTCAAGCGTTATTCGATGATGTTAACCTAGGGTTGGTGGATAGTTGTCAATCAGTTTGGGGTACTTATCTGCATGGATTGTTTGACAATGGCCCTTGGCGACGAGCTTGGTTAAATCGCCTGCGTCAACAGCGAGGTTTGAAATCCTTACCCACAGGTGTAGCCAACTACCGAGAACAGCGAGAGCAAATCTTAGACTCACTGGCTACGGAAGTAGAACGCCATTTAGACTTAACACCCTTTTTGTCGTAA
- a CDS encoding ferredoxin: MSVSVRFLPDDVTINAEVGEALLDVAERAGVMIPTGCLMGSCHACTVELEDGDVIRACISAVPPTDEELRIHLFSDPTW, encoded by the coding sequence ATGAGTGTTAGCGTGCGATTTTTACCAGATGATGTCACCATCAATGCCGAAGTGGGAGAAGCACTCTTAGATGTAGCCGAACGTGCTGGAGTGATGATTCCCACTGGCTGCCTTATGGGTTCATGTCACGCCTGTACTGTAGAACTGGAAGATGGCGATGTCATCCGTGCTTGTATTTCCGCCGTCCCGCCAACCGATGAGGAGTTGAGAATACATTTGTTTAGTGACCCAACTTGGTAG
- a CDS encoding cyclase/dehydrase translates to MSDWLEHSVQVEVEAPIDLVWSLWSDLEQMPRWMKWIDSVKIPPDDPEISIWKLNTGGLEFTWKSQILKVIPNQIIQWKSIDGLPNQGAIRFYDRHNSSIVKLSVSYAIPGIIGKIMDNLFLGRVVESTIQADLERFRQYALNVKAN, encoded by the coding sequence ATGTCAGATTGGCTAGAGCATAGCGTACAGGTAGAAGTAGAAGCTCCCATTGATTTAGTGTGGAGTCTGTGGTCTGATTTAGAGCAAATGCCTCGTTGGATGAAATGGATTGATTCGGTGAAAATCCCGCCTGATGATCCAGAAATATCTATTTGGAAACTCAACACTGGCGGTTTGGAATTTACTTGGAAATCTCAAATTCTTAAAGTTATTCCCAACCAAATTATCCAATGGAAATCAATTGATGGGTTGCCCAACCAAGGAGCAATTCGTTTTTACGATCGCCACAATAGTAGCATCGTCAAACTATCTGTGTCCTATGCCATCCCTGGCATCATTGGCAAAATTATGGATAACTTGTTTTTAGGAAGAGTTGTAGAATCAACTATTCAAGCTGATTTGGAAAGATTTAGACAATATGCTTTAAATGTTAAAGCTAACTGA
- the crtQ gene encoding zeta-carotene desaturase, with the protein MRVAIVGAGLAGLATAVDLADAGCEVQIFESRPFVGGKVGSWVDNDGNHVEMGLHVFFGCYYQLFELMEKVGALSHLRLKEHSHTFINKGGRTGALDFRFFTGAPFNGLKAFFTTSQLSLQDKLQNAIALGTSPIVRGLVDFDGAMKTIRNLDKISFADWFRRHGGSEGSIKRMWNPIAYALGFIDCENISARCMLTIFQFFAVRSEASVLRMLEGSPDGFLHKPIVDYLAARGTKIYTRRQVREIQFAENDGQTHVTGIVVAQGDTTETITADAYVCACDIPGIQRILPSDWRKWSEFDNIYKLDAVPVATVQLRFDGWVTELQDAEKRKQLNYAAGIDNLLYTADADFSCFADLALTSPSDYYRPGEGSLLQLVLTPGDPFIKESNEAITQHVLKQVHELFPSSRELNMTWYGVVKLAQSLYREAPGMDAYRPNQKTPIPNFFLAGSYTQQDYIDSMEGATISGRQAAKAILETIKQ; encoded by the coding sequence ATGCGCGTTGCAATCGTAGGTGCGGGATTGGCTGGGCTAGCAACCGCTGTAGATTTAGCTGATGCTGGCTGTGAAGTCCAGATTTTTGAGTCCCGTCCGTTTGTTGGTGGTAAAGTCGGCAGTTGGGTGGATAATGATGGCAACCATGTAGAAATGGGGTTGCACGTCTTTTTCGGCTGCTACTACCAACTGTTTGAGTTAATGGAAAAAGTCGGGGCGTTGTCACATTTACGCCTGAAAGAACACTCCCATACCTTTATTAATAAAGGTGGACGCACAGGTGCTTTAGATTTTCGCTTTTTCACAGGTGCGCCTTTCAATGGGTTAAAAGCATTTTTTACTACTTCCCAACTATCATTACAAGATAAATTGCAAAATGCGATCGCCCTTGGAACTAGTCCCATAGTTCGAGGACTGGTAGACTTCGACGGAGCGATGAAAACCATCCGCAACCTAGATAAAATTAGCTTTGCCGATTGGTTTCGTCGTCATGGTGGTAGTGAAGGTAGCATCAAACGGATGTGGAATCCCATTGCTTATGCTTTGGGATTCATTGACTGCGAAAATATTTCTGCCCGTTGTATGTTGACTATCTTCCAGTTTTTCGCTGTGAGAAGTGAAGCTTCTGTATTGCGGATGCTGGAAGGTTCCCCTGATGGGTTCTTACATAAACCTATTGTGGATTATTTAGCCGCAAGAGGCACTAAAATTTATACTCGCCGCCAAGTGCGAGAAATTCAATTCGCTGAGAATGATGGACAAACCCACGTTACTGGCATTGTAGTAGCTCAGGGCGATACTACAGAAACCATTACTGCTGATGCCTATGTCTGTGCTTGTGATATTCCCGGAATTCAGCGTATTTTGCCATCAGATTGGCGGAAATGGTCAGAATTTGACAATATTTATAAATTAGATGCAGTCCCCGTTGCCACAGTCCAATTGCGGTTTGATGGTTGGGTGACAGAACTGCAAGATGCAGAGAAACGTAAACAACTTAACTATGCAGCAGGCATAGATAACTTACTCTACACTGCTGACGCAGACTTTTCTTGTTTTGCCGACTTGGCATTAACTAGTCCCAGCGATTACTATCGCCCAGGAGAAGGTTCGTTGCTGCAACTGGTATTAACACCAGGAGATCCGTTTATTAAAGAAAGTAACGAAGCGATCACCCAGCATGTCCTCAAGCAAGTCCATGAACTTTTCCCCTCATCGCGGGAACTCAATATGACTTGGTATGGTGTCGTCAAACTTGCCCAATCTCTCTATCGAGAAGCGCCAGGGATGGACGCATATCGCCCTAACCAAAAAACTCCCATACCAAACTTCTTCCTAGCAGGTAGCTACACCCAGCAAGATTATATCGATAGTATGGAAGGAGCGACAATTTCGGGAAGACAGGCGGCAAAAGCGATTTTAGAGACGATCAAGCAGTAG